The Prionailurus bengalensis isolate Pbe53 chromosome A3, Fcat_Pben_1.1_paternal_pri, whole genome shotgun sequence genome includes a window with the following:
- the EIF2B4 gene encoding translation initiation factor eIF-2B subunit delta isoform X2, whose protein sequence is MPTQQPAAPSTGPPKPSRTLSGSLCDLFSDADSGSRMKAELSTRPGAGGREMTQEEKLQLRKEKKQQKKKRKEEKGAEPETGSAVPAAQCQGPTKEPEGPGSQQATAGGKVPTGRSKAELRAERRAKQEADRALKQARKGEQGGPPPRACPSTAGETLPGVKRLPEHTQVDDLTLLRRLAKKPEQQQVPTRNDYGSKVSLFSHLPQYSRQNSLTQYMSIPSSVIHPAMVRLGLQYSQGLVSGSNARCIALLRALQQVIQDYTTPPNEELSRDLVNKLKPYFSFLTQCRPLSASMYNAIKFLNKEITGVSSSKREEEAKSELQAAIDRYVQEKIVLAAQAISRFAYEKINTGDVILVYGCSSLVSRILQEAWARGRRFRVVVVDSRPRLEGRHTLRSLVRAGVPASYLLIPAASYVLPEVSKVLLGAHALLANGSVMSRVGTAQLALVARAHNVPVLVCCETYKFCERVQTDAFVSNELDDPDDLLCERGEHVALANWQNHPSLRLLNLVYDVTPPELVDLVITELGMIPCSSVPVVLRVKSSDQ, encoded by the exons ATGCCGACCCAGCAGCCAGCCGCGCCGAGTACGGGTCCCCCCAAACCCTCCCGGACCCTCTCTGGCTCACTTTGTGACCTGTTTTCTGATGCAGACTCGGGGTCTAGGATGAAGGCGGAGCTTTCTACTCGACCTGGG gcagggggaagggagatGACCCAAGAAGAGAAGTTGCAGCTtcggaaggaaaagaaacagcagaagaagaaacggaaggaggaaaagggggcagaacCAGAAACTGGCTCTGCTGTACCTGCAGCCCAGTGTCAAG GCCCGACCAAAGAACCGGAAGGACCTGGCAGTCAGCAGGCCACTGCTGGGGGGAAAGTTCCAACTGGTCGAAGTAAAGCCGAACTTCGTGCTGAACGGCGGGCTAAGCAGGAGGCGGATCGGGCCCTGAAACAGGCAAGGAAAGGCGAACAAGGAGGGCCACCTCCCAGGGCCTGCCCCAGTACAGCTGGAGAAACCCTCCCAG GAGTGAAGCGTCTCCCTGAGCACACTCAGGTTGATGACCTCACACTTCTGAGAAGGCTTGCTAAAAAACCAGAGCAACAACAG GTTCCTACACGAAATGATTATGGATCCAAAGTCAGTCTCTTCTCTCACCTACCCCAGTATAGCAGACAGAATTCTTTGACTCAGTATATGAG CATCCCATCCTCTGTGATCCACCCAGCCATGGTGCGACTCGGCCTGCAGTACTCCCAGGGCCTGGTCAGTGGCTCCAATGCCCGGTGTATTGCCCTGCTTCGTGCCTTGCAGCAG GTGATTCAGGATTATACAACACCTCCCAATGAAGAACTCTCAAGGGACCTAGTGAATAAGCTAAAGCCCTACTTCAG CTTCCTGACTCAGTGCCGTCCCCTGTCAGCAAGCATGTACAACGCCATCAAGTTCCTGAACAAGGAGATCACGGGTGTGAGCAGCTCTAAGCGGGAAGAGGAG GCCAAGTCAGAACTTCAAGCAGCCATTGACCGATATGTGCAAGAGAAGATTGTGCTTGCAGCTCAGGCAATTTCCCGCTTTGCTTATGAGAAGATCAATACCGGAGATGTGATCCTTGTGTATGGATG CTCATCTCTGGTATCACGAATTCTTCAGGAGGCTTGGGCTAGGGGCCGGCGGTTTCGGGTGGTAGTGGTGGACAGCCGGCCACGGCTGGAGGGAAGGCACACACTACGTTCTCTGGTCCGTGCTGGGGTCCCTGCCTCCTACCTGCTGATTCCTGCAGCCTCCTATGTGCTCCCAGAG GTTTCTAAGGTGCTATTGGGAGCTCATGCACTCCTGGCCAATGGGTCCGTGATGTCACGGGTAGGGACAGCCCAGCTGGCCCTGGTGGCACGAGCCCATAATGTGCCAGTGCTGGTCTGCTGTGAAACATACAAGTTCTGTGAGCGTGTGCAGACTGATGCCTTTGTCTCTAATGAGCTAG ATGACCCTGACGATCTACTGTGTGAGCGAGGAGAACATGTGGCCCTGGCTAACTGGCAGAACCACCCGTCCCTACGGTTGTTGAATCTAGTCTATGATGTGACCCCCCCGGAACTGGTGGATCTGGTGATCACGGAGCTGGGAATGATTCCTTGCAGTTCTGTACCTGTTGTTCTACGAGTCAAGAGTAGCGACCAGTGA
- the EIF2B4 gene encoding translation initiation factor eIF-2B subunit delta isoform X4, with product MAAVAVAVREDSGSRMKAELSTRPGAGGREMTQEEKLQLRKEKKQQKKKRKEEKGAEPETGSAVPAAQCQGPTKEPEGPGSQQATAGGKVPTGRSKAELRAERRAKQEADRALKQARKGEQGGPPPRACPSTAGETLPGVKRLPEHTQVDDLTLLRRLAKKPEQQQVPTRNDYGSKVSLFSHLPQYSRQNSLTQYMSIPSSVIHPAMVRLGLQYSQGLVSGSNARCIALLRALQQVIQDYTTPPNEELSRDLVNKLKPYFSFLTQCRPLSASMYNAIKFLNKEITGVSSSKREEEAKSELQAAIDRYVQEKIVLAAQAISRFAYEKINTGDVILVYGCSSLVSRILQEAWARGRRFRVVVVDSRPRLEGRHTLRSLVRAGVPASYLLIPAASYVLPEVSKVLLGAHALLANGSVMSRVGTAQLALVARAHNVPVLVCCETYKFCERVQTDAFVSNELDDPDDLLCERGEHVALANWQNHPSLRLLNLVYDVTPPELVDLVITELGMIPCSSVPVVLRVKSSDQ from the exons ATGGCTGCCGTGGCTGTGGCTGTTCGCGAGG ACTCGGGGTCTAGGATGAAGGCGGAGCTTTCTACTCGACCTGGG gcagggggaagggagatGACCCAAGAAGAGAAGTTGCAGCTtcggaaggaaaagaaacagcagaagaagaaacggaaggaggaaaagggggcagaacCAGAAACTGGCTCTGCTGTACCTGCAGCCCAGTGTCAAG GCCCGACCAAAGAACCGGAAGGACCTGGCAGTCAGCAGGCCACTGCTGGGGGGAAAGTTCCAACTGGTCGAAGTAAAGCCGAACTTCGTGCTGAACGGCGGGCTAAGCAGGAGGCGGATCGGGCCCTGAAACAGGCAAGGAAAGGCGAACAAGGAGGGCCACCTCCCAGGGCCTGCCCCAGTACAGCTGGAGAAACCCTCCCAG GAGTGAAGCGTCTCCCTGAGCACACTCAGGTTGATGACCTCACACTTCTGAGAAGGCTTGCTAAAAAACCAGAGCAACAACAG GTTCCTACACGAAATGATTATGGATCCAAAGTCAGTCTCTTCTCTCACCTACCCCAGTATAGCAGACAGAATTCTTTGACTCAGTATATGAG CATCCCATCCTCTGTGATCCACCCAGCCATGGTGCGACTCGGCCTGCAGTACTCCCAGGGCCTGGTCAGTGGCTCCAATGCCCGGTGTATTGCCCTGCTTCGTGCCTTGCAGCAG GTGATTCAGGATTATACAACACCTCCCAATGAAGAACTCTCAAGGGACCTAGTGAATAAGCTAAAGCCCTACTTCAG CTTCCTGACTCAGTGCCGTCCCCTGTCAGCAAGCATGTACAACGCCATCAAGTTCCTGAACAAGGAGATCACGGGTGTGAGCAGCTCTAAGCGGGAAGAGGAG GCCAAGTCAGAACTTCAAGCAGCCATTGACCGATATGTGCAAGAGAAGATTGTGCTTGCAGCTCAGGCAATTTCCCGCTTTGCTTATGAGAAGATCAATACCGGAGATGTGATCCTTGTGTATGGATG CTCATCTCTGGTATCACGAATTCTTCAGGAGGCTTGGGCTAGGGGCCGGCGGTTTCGGGTGGTAGTGGTGGACAGCCGGCCACGGCTGGAGGGAAGGCACACACTACGTTCTCTGGTCCGTGCTGGGGTCCCTGCCTCCTACCTGCTGATTCCTGCAGCCTCCTATGTGCTCCCAGAG GTTTCTAAGGTGCTATTGGGAGCTCATGCACTCCTGGCCAATGGGTCCGTGATGTCACGGGTAGGGACAGCCCAGCTGGCCCTGGTGGCACGAGCCCATAATGTGCCAGTGCTGGTCTGCTGTGAAACATACAAGTTCTGTGAGCGTGTGCAGACTGATGCCTTTGTCTCTAATGAGCTAG ATGACCCTGACGATCTACTGTGTGAGCGAGGAGAACATGTGGCCCTGGCTAACTGGCAGAACCACCCGTCCCTACGGTTGTTGAATCTAGTCTATGATGTGACCCCCCCGGAACTGGTGGATCTGGTGATCACGGAGCTGGGAATGATTCCTTGCAGTTCTGTACCTGTTGTTCTACGAGTCAAGAGTAGCGACCAGTGA
- the EIF2B4 gene encoding translation initiation factor eIF-2B subunit delta isoform X3, translated as MAAVAVAVREDSGSRMKAELSTRPGAGGREMTQEEKLQLRKEKKQQKKKRKEEKGAEPETGSAVPAAQCQVGPTKEPEGPGSQQATAGGKVPTGRSKAELRAERRAKQEADRALKQARKGEQGGPPPRACPSTAGETLPGVKRLPEHTQVDDLTLLRRLAKKPEQQQVPTRNDYGSKVSLFSHLPQYSRQNSLTQYMSIPSSVIHPAMVRLGLQYSQGLVSGSNARCIALLRALQQVIQDYTTPPNEELSRDLVNKLKPYFSFLTQCRPLSASMYNAIKFLNKEITGVSSSKREEEAKSELQAAIDRYVQEKIVLAAQAISRFAYEKINTGDVILVYGCSSLVSRILQEAWARGRRFRVVVVDSRPRLEGRHTLRSLVRAGVPASYLLIPAASYVLPEVSKVLLGAHALLANGSVMSRVGTAQLALVARAHNVPVLVCCETYKFCERVQTDAFVSNELDDPDDLLCERGEHVALANWQNHPSLRLLNLVYDVTPPELVDLVITELGMIPCSSVPVVLRVKSSDQ; from the exons ATGGCTGCCGTGGCTGTGGCTGTTCGCGAGG ACTCGGGGTCTAGGATGAAGGCGGAGCTTTCTACTCGACCTGGG gcagggggaagggagatGACCCAAGAAGAGAAGTTGCAGCTtcggaaggaaaagaaacagcagaagaagaaacggaaggaggaaaagggggcagaacCAGAAACTGGCTCTGCTGTACCTGCAGCCCAGTGTCAAG TAGGCCCGACCAAAGAACCGGAAGGACCTGGCAGTCAGCAGGCCACTGCTGGGGGGAAAGTTCCAACTGGTCGAAGTAAAGCCGAACTTCGTGCTGAACGGCGGGCTAAGCAGGAGGCGGATCGGGCCCTGAAACAGGCAAGGAAAGGCGAACAAGGAGGGCCACCTCCCAGGGCCTGCCCCAGTACAGCTGGAGAAACCCTCCCAG GAGTGAAGCGTCTCCCTGAGCACACTCAGGTTGATGACCTCACACTTCTGAGAAGGCTTGCTAAAAAACCAGAGCAACAACAG GTTCCTACACGAAATGATTATGGATCCAAAGTCAGTCTCTTCTCTCACCTACCCCAGTATAGCAGACAGAATTCTTTGACTCAGTATATGAG CATCCCATCCTCTGTGATCCACCCAGCCATGGTGCGACTCGGCCTGCAGTACTCCCAGGGCCTGGTCAGTGGCTCCAATGCCCGGTGTATTGCCCTGCTTCGTGCCTTGCAGCAG GTGATTCAGGATTATACAACACCTCCCAATGAAGAACTCTCAAGGGACCTAGTGAATAAGCTAAAGCCCTACTTCAG CTTCCTGACTCAGTGCCGTCCCCTGTCAGCAAGCATGTACAACGCCATCAAGTTCCTGAACAAGGAGATCACGGGTGTGAGCAGCTCTAAGCGGGAAGAGGAG GCCAAGTCAGAACTTCAAGCAGCCATTGACCGATATGTGCAAGAGAAGATTGTGCTTGCAGCTCAGGCAATTTCCCGCTTTGCTTATGAGAAGATCAATACCGGAGATGTGATCCTTGTGTATGGATG CTCATCTCTGGTATCACGAATTCTTCAGGAGGCTTGGGCTAGGGGCCGGCGGTTTCGGGTGGTAGTGGTGGACAGCCGGCCACGGCTGGAGGGAAGGCACACACTACGTTCTCTGGTCCGTGCTGGGGTCCCTGCCTCCTACCTGCTGATTCCTGCAGCCTCCTATGTGCTCCCAGAG GTTTCTAAGGTGCTATTGGGAGCTCATGCACTCCTGGCCAATGGGTCCGTGATGTCACGGGTAGGGACAGCCCAGCTGGCCCTGGTGGCACGAGCCCATAATGTGCCAGTGCTGGTCTGCTGTGAAACATACAAGTTCTGTGAGCGTGTGCAGACTGATGCCTTTGTCTCTAATGAGCTAG ATGACCCTGACGATCTACTGTGTGAGCGAGGAGAACATGTGGCCCTGGCTAACTGGCAGAACCACCCGTCCCTACGGTTGTTGAATCTAGTCTATGATGTGACCCCCCCGGAACTGGTGGATCTGGTGATCACGGAGCTGGGAATGATTCCTTGCAGTTCTGTACCTGTTGTTCTACGAGTCAAGAGTAGCGACCAGTGA
- the EIF2B4 gene encoding translation initiation factor eIF-2B subunit delta isoform X5 — protein sequence MVRLGLQYSQGLVSGSNARCIALLRALQQVIQDYTTPPNEELSRDLVNKLKPYFSFLTQCRPLSASMYNAIKFLNKEITGVSSSKREEEAKSELQAAIDRYVQEKIVLAAQAISRFAYEKINTGDVILVYGCSSLVSRILQEAWARGRRFRVVVVDSRPRLEGRHTLRSLVRAGVPASYLLIPAASYVLPEVSKVLLGAHALLANGSVMSRVGTAQLALVARAHNVPVLVCCETYKFCERVQTDAFVSNELDDPDDLLCERGEHVALANWQNHPSLRLLNLVYDVTPPELVDLVITELGMIPCSSVPVVLRVKSSDQ from the exons ATGGTGCGACTCGGCCTGCAGTACTCCCAGGGCCTGGTCAGTGGCTCCAATGCCCGGTGTATTGCCCTGCTTCGTGCCTTGCAGCAG GTGATTCAGGATTATACAACACCTCCCAATGAAGAACTCTCAAGGGACCTAGTGAATAAGCTAAAGCCCTACTTCAG CTTCCTGACTCAGTGCCGTCCCCTGTCAGCAAGCATGTACAACGCCATCAAGTTCCTGAACAAGGAGATCACGGGTGTGAGCAGCTCTAAGCGGGAAGAGGAG GCCAAGTCAGAACTTCAAGCAGCCATTGACCGATATGTGCAAGAGAAGATTGTGCTTGCAGCTCAGGCAATTTCCCGCTTTGCTTATGAGAAGATCAATACCGGAGATGTGATCCTTGTGTATGGATG CTCATCTCTGGTATCACGAATTCTTCAGGAGGCTTGGGCTAGGGGCCGGCGGTTTCGGGTGGTAGTGGTGGACAGCCGGCCACGGCTGGAGGGAAGGCACACACTACGTTCTCTGGTCCGTGCTGGGGTCCCTGCCTCCTACCTGCTGATTCCTGCAGCCTCCTATGTGCTCCCAGAG GTTTCTAAGGTGCTATTGGGAGCTCATGCACTCCTGGCCAATGGGTCCGTGATGTCACGGGTAGGGACAGCCCAGCTGGCCCTGGTGGCACGAGCCCATAATGTGCCAGTGCTGGTCTGCTGTGAAACATACAAGTTCTGTGAGCGTGTGCAGACTGATGCCTTTGTCTCTAATGAGCTAG ATGACCCTGACGATCTACTGTGTGAGCGAGGAGAACATGTGGCCCTGGCTAACTGGCAGAACCACCCGTCCCTACGGTTGTTGAATCTAGTCTATGATGTGACCCCCCCGGAACTGGTGGATCTGGTGATCACGGAGCTGGGAATGATTCCTTGCAGTTCTGTACCTGTTGTTCTACGAGTCAAGAGTAGCGACCAGTGA
- the ZNF513 gene encoding zinc finger protein 513, producing MPRRKQSHPQPVKCEGVKVDTEDSLDEGPGALVLESDLLLGQDLEFEEEEEEEEEEGDGNSDQLMGFERDSEGDSLGARPGLPYGLSDDESGGGRPLSAESEVEEPARGPGEARGERPGPACQLCGGPTGEGPCCGAGGPGGGPPLPPRLLYSCRLCAFVSHYSSHLKRHMQTHSGEKPFRCGRCPYASAQLVNLTRHTRTHTGEKPYRCPHCPFACSSLGNLRRHQRTHAGPPTPPCPTCGFRCCAPRPTRPPSPTEQEGAVPRRPEDALLLPDLSLHVPPGGASFLPDCGQLRGEGEGLCGTGSEPLPELLFPWTCRNCGRELEEGEGGRLGAAMCGRCMRGEAGGGASGGPQGPSDKGFACSLCPFATHYPNHLARHMKTHSGEKPFRCARCPYASAHLDNLKRHQRVHTGEKPYKCPLCPYACGNLANLKRHGRIHSGDKPFRCSLCNYSCNQSMNLKRHMLRHTGEKPFRCATCAYTTGHWDNYKRHQKVHGHGGAGGPGLSASEGWAPPHSPSSVLSPRGPTALSAAGSRALHTDSP from the exons ATGCCCCGAAGGAAGCAGAGCCACCCGCAGCCCGTGAAATGCGAGGGGGTCAAAG TGGATACCGAAGACTCCCTCGACGAAGGACCCGGGGCCCTGGTATTGGAGAGTGACTTGCTACTAGGCCAGGATCTGGAgtttgaggaggaagaggaagaggaagaggaggaaggtgaCGGCAACAGCGACCAGCTCATGGGCTTCGAGAGAGACTCTGAAG GAGACTCTCTGGGGGCCAGGCCTGGGCTTCCCTATGGGCTGAGCGATGACGAGTCTGGGGGCGGCCGGCCACTAAGTGCTGAGAGTGAAGTTGAGGAGCCAGCCAGGGGTCCAGGGGAGGCCAGGGGTGAGAGGCCAGGCCCAGCCTGCCAGCTGTGTGGGGGGCCGACAGGTGAGGGGCCGTGTTGTGGGGCAGGAGGGCCGGGTGGGGGGCCCCCGCTGCCCCCACGGCTATTATACTCATGCCGCCTCTGCGCCTTCGTGTCCCACTACTCGAGCCACCTGAAGCGGCACATGCAGACACACAGCGGGGAGAAGCCGTTCCGCTGTGGCCGCTGCCCCTACGCCTCAGCCCAGCTCGTCAACCTGACGCGACATACCCGCACCCACACTGGCGAGAAGCCCTACCGCTGTCCCCACTGCCCCTTTGCCTGCAGCAGCCTGGGCAACCTGAGGCGGCATCAGCGCACCCACGCGGggccccccactcctccctgccCGACCTGTGGCTTCCGCTGCTGTGCTCCACGTCCAACCCGGCCTCCCAGTCCCacagagcaggagggggcagTGCCCCGGCGACCTGAAG ATGCTCTGCTGCTTCCAGATTTGAGCCTCCATGTGCCACCAGGTGGTGCCAGTTTCCTGCCAGACTGTGGGCAGCTGCGGGGTGAAGGAGAGGGTCTTTGTGGGACTGGATCAGAACCACTGCCAGAGCTGCTGTTCCCTTGGACCTGCCGGAACTGTGGACgagagctggaggagggggagggtggtCGGCTGGGAGCTGCCATGTGTGGGCGCTGCATGCGAGGAGAGGCTGGAGGGGGTGCCAGTGGGGGGCCCCAGGGCCCCAGTGACAAAGGCTTTGCCTGTAGCCTCTGCCCCTTTGCCACTCATTATCCCAACCACCTGGCCCGGCATATGAAGACGCACAGTGGCGAGAAGCCCTTTCGCTGTGCCCGCTGTCCCTATGCCTCTGCTCATCTGGATAATCTGAAACGGCACCAGCGCGTCCACACGGGAGAGAAGCCCTACAAGTGCCCCCTCTGCCCTTATGCCTGTGGCAACCTGGCCAACCTCAAGCGTCACGGTCGCATCCACTCTGGGGACAAACCTTTTCGGTGTAGCCTTTGCAACTACAGCTGCAATCAGAGCATGAACCTCAAACGCCACATGCTGCGGCACACAGGCGAGAAGCCCTTCCGCTGTGCCACCTGCGCCTACACCACAGGCCACTGGGACAACTACAAACGCCACCAGAAGGTGCATGGCCatggtggggcaggagggcctggcctctctgcctctgAGGGCTGGGCCCCACCGCACAGCCCCTCCTCTGTGTTGAGCCCTCGGGGTCCGACAGCTTTGAGTGCCGCTGGTAGCCGGGCTCTCCATACAGACTCACCCTGA
- the EIF2B4 gene encoding translation initiation factor eIF-2B subunit delta isoform X1 translates to MPTQQPAAPSTGPPKPSRTLSGSLCDLFSDADSGSRMKAELSTRPGAGGREMTQEEKLQLRKEKKQQKKKRKEEKGAEPETGSAVPAAQCQVGPTKEPEGPGSQQATAGGKVPTGRSKAELRAERRAKQEADRALKQARKGEQGGPPPRACPSTAGETLPGVKRLPEHTQVDDLTLLRRLAKKPEQQQVPTRNDYGSKVSLFSHLPQYSRQNSLTQYMSIPSSVIHPAMVRLGLQYSQGLVSGSNARCIALLRALQQVIQDYTTPPNEELSRDLVNKLKPYFSFLTQCRPLSASMYNAIKFLNKEITGVSSSKREEEAKSELQAAIDRYVQEKIVLAAQAISRFAYEKINTGDVILVYGCSSLVSRILQEAWARGRRFRVVVVDSRPRLEGRHTLRSLVRAGVPASYLLIPAASYVLPEVSKVLLGAHALLANGSVMSRVGTAQLALVARAHNVPVLVCCETYKFCERVQTDAFVSNELDDPDDLLCERGEHVALANWQNHPSLRLLNLVYDVTPPELVDLVITELGMIPCSSVPVVLRVKSSDQ, encoded by the exons ATGCCGACCCAGCAGCCAGCCGCGCCGAGTACGGGTCCCCCCAAACCCTCCCGGACCCTCTCTGGCTCACTTTGTGACCTGTTTTCTGATGCAGACTCGGGGTCTAGGATGAAGGCGGAGCTTTCTACTCGACCTGGG gcagggggaagggagatGACCCAAGAAGAGAAGTTGCAGCTtcggaaggaaaagaaacagcagaagaagaaacggaaggaggaaaagggggcagaacCAGAAACTGGCTCTGCTGTACCTGCAGCCCAGTGTCAAG TAGGCCCGACCAAAGAACCGGAAGGACCTGGCAGTCAGCAGGCCACTGCTGGGGGGAAAGTTCCAACTGGTCGAAGTAAAGCCGAACTTCGTGCTGAACGGCGGGCTAAGCAGGAGGCGGATCGGGCCCTGAAACAGGCAAGGAAAGGCGAACAAGGAGGGCCACCTCCCAGGGCCTGCCCCAGTACAGCTGGAGAAACCCTCCCAG GAGTGAAGCGTCTCCCTGAGCACACTCAGGTTGATGACCTCACACTTCTGAGAAGGCTTGCTAAAAAACCAGAGCAACAACAG GTTCCTACACGAAATGATTATGGATCCAAAGTCAGTCTCTTCTCTCACCTACCCCAGTATAGCAGACAGAATTCTTTGACTCAGTATATGAG CATCCCATCCTCTGTGATCCACCCAGCCATGGTGCGACTCGGCCTGCAGTACTCCCAGGGCCTGGTCAGTGGCTCCAATGCCCGGTGTATTGCCCTGCTTCGTGCCTTGCAGCAG GTGATTCAGGATTATACAACACCTCCCAATGAAGAACTCTCAAGGGACCTAGTGAATAAGCTAAAGCCCTACTTCAG CTTCCTGACTCAGTGCCGTCCCCTGTCAGCAAGCATGTACAACGCCATCAAGTTCCTGAACAAGGAGATCACGGGTGTGAGCAGCTCTAAGCGGGAAGAGGAG GCCAAGTCAGAACTTCAAGCAGCCATTGACCGATATGTGCAAGAGAAGATTGTGCTTGCAGCTCAGGCAATTTCCCGCTTTGCTTATGAGAAGATCAATACCGGAGATGTGATCCTTGTGTATGGATG CTCATCTCTGGTATCACGAATTCTTCAGGAGGCTTGGGCTAGGGGCCGGCGGTTTCGGGTGGTAGTGGTGGACAGCCGGCCACGGCTGGAGGGAAGGCACACACTACGTTCTCTGGTCCGTGCTGGGGTCCCTGCCTCCTACCTGCTGATTCCTGCAGCCTCCTATGTGCTCCCAGAG GTTTCTAAGGTGCTATTGGGAGCTCATGCACTCCTGGCCAATGGGTCCGTGATGTCACGGGTAGGGACAGCCCAGCTGGCCCTGGTGGCACGAGCCCATAATGTGCCAGTGCTGGTCTGCTGTGAAACATACAAGTTCTGTGAGCGTGTGCAGACTGATGCCTTTGTCTCTAATGAGCTAG ATGACCCTGACGATCTACTGTGTGAGCGAGGAGAACATGTGGCCCTGGCTAACTGGCAGAACCACCCGTCCCTACGGTTGTTGAATCTAGTCTATGATGTGACCCCCCCGGAACTGGTGGATCTGGTGATCACGGAGCTGGGAATGATTCCTTGCAGTTCTGTACCTGTTGTTCTACGAGTCAAGAGTAGCGACCAGTGA
- the SNX17 gene encoding sorting nexin-17, whose translation MHFSIPETESRSGDSGGSAYVAYNIHVNGVLHCRVRYSQLLGLHEQLRKEYGANVLPAFPPKKLFSLTPAEVEQRREQLEKYMQAVRQDPLLGSSETFNSFLRRAQQETQQVPTEEVSLEVLLSNGQKVLVNVLTSDQTEDVLEAVAAKLDLPDDLIGYFSLFLVREKEDGTFSFVRKLQEFELPYVSVTSLRSQEYKIVLRKSYWDSAYDDDVMENRVGLNLLYAQTVSDIERGWILVTKEQHRQLKSLQEKVSKKEFLRLAQTLRHYGYLRFDACVADFPEKDCPVVVSAGNSELSLQLRLPGQQLREGSFRVTRMRCWRVTSSVPLPSGGTSSPGRGRGEVRLELAFEYLMSKDRLQWVTITSPQAIMMSICLQSMVDELMVKKSGGSIRKMLRRRVGGTLRRSDSQQAVKSPPLLESPDASRESMVKLSSKLSAVSLRGIGSPSTDASASDVHGNFAFEGIGDEDL comes from the exons ATGCACTTTTCCATTCCTGAAACCGAGTCCCGCAGCGGGGACAGCGGCGGCTCCGCCTACGTG GCCTATAATATCCACGTGAATGGAGTCCTTCATTGCCGGGTGCGCTACAGCCAGCTCCTGGGGCTGCACGAGCAG CTTCGGAAGGAGTATGGGGCCAATGTTCTTCCTGCATTTCCCCCAAAGAAGCTTTTCTCTCTGACACCTGCTGAGGTAGAACAGAGGAGAGAGCAGTTAGAGAAGTACATGCAAGCCG TTCGGCAAGACCCGCTGCTTGGGAGCAGTGAGACCTTCAATAGCTTTCTGCGTCGGGCACAACAG GAGACACAGCAGGTCCCCACAGAGGAAGTTTCCTTGGAAGTGCTGCTCAGCAACGGGCAGAAAGTTCTCGTCAATGTGCTAACTTCAGATCAGACTGAAGATGTCCTAGAG GCTGTGGCTGCAAAGCTGGATCTTCCAGATGACTTGATCGGATACTTCAGTCTCTTTCTAGTTCGAGAGAAAGAGGATGGAACCTTTTCTT tCGTACGGAAGTTGCAAGAGTTTGAGCTGCCTTATGTATCTGTCACCAGTCTTCGGAGTCAAGAGTATAAGATTGTGCTAAGGAAGAG TTACTGGGACTCTGCCTATGACGACGATGTCATGGAGAACCGGGTTGGCCTGAACCTGCTTTATGCTCAG ACGGTATCAGACATTGAGCGTGGGTGGATTCTGGTCACCAAGGAGCAGCACCGGCAGCTCAAATCTCTGCAAGAGAAGGTCTCCAAGAAGGAG TTCCTGCGGCTGGCTCAGACACTGCGGCACTATGGCTACTTGCGCTTCGATGCCTGTGTGGCTGACTTCCCAGAGAAGGACTGTCCCGTGGTAGTGAGTGCAGGCAACAGTGAGCTTAGCCTCCAGCTCCGCCTGCCTGGCCAGCAACTCCGAGAAGGCTCCTTCCGGGTCACCCGCATGCGGTGCTGGCGGGTCACCTCCTCT gTGCCACTGCCCAGTGGAGGCACAAGCAGCCCAGGCCGGGGCCGGGGTGAGGTGCGCCTGGAACTGGCTTTTGAATACCTCATGAGCAAGGACCGGCTACAGTGGGTCACCATCACCAGCCCCCAG GCTATCATGATGAGTATCTGCTTGCAGTCTATGGTAGATGAACTGATGGTGAAGAAATCTGGTGGCAGCATCAGGAAG ATGCTGCGTCGGCGAGTAGGGGGCACCCTGAGACGCTCAGACAGCCAGCAAGCAGTGAagtccccacccctgctt GAGTCACCCGATGCCAGCCGGGAGTCCATGGTCAAACTCTCA AGCAAGCTGAGTGCCGTGAGCTTGCGGGGGATTGGCAGTCCCAGCACAGATGCCAGTGCCAGTGATGTCCACGGCAATTTTGCCTTCGAGGGCATTGGAGATGAGGATCTGTGA